The genomic window TCTCCACCTACAACGGCGTCGACTGGTCGCGAACGACGCTGGGCGAGCAGCCGATCGCGGCGCTCGCACGGGACCGCGACACCGCGCTGGCGGTCTCGTCTGCGGGAGTGCTCTACGAGCGCGGCTTCGACGGCTGGGCCGAACTCGCCGACCTCCGGCCGGGGAACGAACTGCGGTCGGTCGCGCTCGCCACCGCCCGGTCGCCGCAACTGGTCGTCGGCGAGTCCGGAACGATATTCGAACGGCGGTACTGACGGCCGTCGGTCCCGGGACCGTTGCCGACTCGCATCCCCGCTCGTTCCATCAGTGATTACTTGTGTCTCTCCGTCACGTTCGAACGATGGTCTCACGAAGAGACGCCCTCGCTCTCGGTTGCGGTGCGGGCGTCACCGCAATCTCCGGCTGTACCGGCCTCCTCTCCGACTCGTCCCGCCTTTCGCTGATCGCGTTGAACTTCGATTCGGAACCGCACGCGATGACCGTCGAACTGCTCCGCGCGGACGCCGACAGGTACTCCGAGGCGGTCGAGTTGCGAGAGCGATACGAACTCGAGGCGCCGCCGGACGGCGACGCCGCGTATGAACACCGCGAGCCAGATACGCTCGAGAACGAGAGATACGTCGTCAGGGCCGATCTCCAGGACTTGCCCGCGACGAGGGCGACGTATCAGTACTATCCGGGCTGTCCGGACGGCGACGAGTCCGACGACCTCTACGTCGAAGTCAGAACCGAACCGGAGAGCGACGACCGGTACATCGAATTCACGCAGAATCGGTGTTCGGGCAGTTCCGGGTGGTTCTGAACGGCCGTTCGTACCGCGCTGCGATCGCGACGGGCGATCGGTCCGGGGACGGTCGTGCTGGGACGGCGGGGACGCCGTCGGCTCCGTCCCGTTACGCTTTACCCCCACCAGCCCGAATCGAGGCGCAATGACTGCCCAGACCGCCCAGCAGGGCGACCTCGTGACCGTCATCGGACTCGAGGTCCACGTCCAGCTGGAGACCGACACGAAGATCTTCTGTGGCTGTTCGACCGAGCCGAGCGACGAGCCAAACGACAACGTCTGCCCGGTCTGTCTCGGGCTCCCGGGCGCGTTGCCGGTCCTCAACGAGGCCGCCGTCGAGGCCGCCGTCAAGATCGGGAAGGCGATCGACGCCGACATTCCCGAGGAGACCCGGTTCCACCGGAAGAACTACTACTACCCCGACCTGCCCAAGAACTTCCAGATCACCCAGTACGACGAACCGATCTGTGCCGACGGCGAACTCGAGGTGTCCGTCCAGGGGAACCGCCGCACGGTCGCGATCGAGCGCGCCCACCTGGAGGAGGACCCGGGCAGCCTGCAACACGTCGGCGGCGGTGGCGGCATCGATTCGGCCGATTACACGCTCGTCGACTACAACCGTGCGGGCACGCCGCTGATGGAGATCGTCACGGCCCCCGACTTCCGCAGTCCGAGCGAGGTCCGAGCGTTCCTCGCGGAACTCGAGGAGGTGCTCGAGTACCTGAGCGTCTTCGACGCCGAGCGGGACGGCAGCCTGCGGATCGACGCCAACCTCTCGATCATCCCCGAGGAAGAGATCGACGGCGACGACACCGACGAGATCGGAATGGACGCACTCGAGTCGGCCAACCGAACCGAGGTCAAGAACATCTCAAGTCACAAGGGCGCAGAGAAGGCCTTGGCCTACGAGGAGACCCGCCAGAAGAACGCCATCCAGCGCGGGCGCGCGGTCGAACAGGAGACCCGCCACTGGGACGAGTCCCGCGGGATCACGGTCTCGATGCGCTCGAAAGAGGAGGAGAAGGACTACCGGTACTTCGAGGAGGCCGACCTGCCGCCGCTGCGGGTCTCGGGCTGGAAAGACGAAATCGCGATCCCGGAACTCCCCTCCGCTCGCCGCGAGCGGTTCCAAGACGAATACGGCCTGAGCGAGGAGGCGGCCTCGAAGCTCACCTCGACCAAGCAGGTCGCGGACTTCTACGAGGACGTCGCCGGCGAGTTCGACCCCGATCTGGCCGCGACGTGGGTCGCGGACAACCTGCTGGGCGAACTCAACTACCGCGACATCGAGATCACCGAGATCGGGGGCCGACTCGAGGAGATCAAGCGACTCGTCGAACTCGTCGCCGAGGACGAAATCACGGCGAAAAACGCCCGCGAGACGGTCCTGCGATCGATGCTCGACGACGGCCGAACGCCCGACGAGGTCGTCGCGGAGGACGGACTGGGCAAGACCGGCGAAGACGAGGTCCAGCAGGCCGTCGTCGAAGCGATCGACGAGAACCCCGACGCCGTCGACGACTACGAGAGCGGCGACGACGGTGCGATCAACTTCCTCGTCGGACAGGTCATGCAAAAGACCGGCGGCAGCGCGGACCCGGGCGACGTGAACCAGTTGCTGCGGGCCGAACTCGAGGACTAACCGGCGCGTTCGACGGTTTCTTTCCTCCACAACCGAGCTTGCGGGTCTTGTGGACCTGACGCGCCCCGAGTCGCGACTATCACCGGAGTCGTTTCCGTACCGATCCGGTACACGTCCCCTTCCGCGACCGCGTGAATTATAAACTATCGACATGTTCCTAGCCGGCATGGACCGCATTACGCTCGGCAACGAGGAGTTCGAGGGCCGAAACAACGCGTACGTGCTCGCTGACGACGACGCGGACGAACTCGCGCTGGTCGACACCGGCATCGCCACCGATCCGGTTCGGCGGGACCTCCGCGACGGCCTCGCCGAACGCGGCTACGATTTCGCCGACATCGACGACATCGTCCTCACTCACTTCCACGTCGATCACGCCGGACTGGCGGGCGAGATTCAGGCCGAAAGCGACGCGACGGTCTACGTCCACGAGGCCGACGCCCCGCTGGTCGCACAGGACCCGGACGCGGTCGCCGCCGTCGAGGACCGCCGCCGAGAACGCCTCGAGGAGTGGGGCGTCCCCGAGGACGCGCGAGCGGAACTGCTCGACTTTCTCGAGTCGGCCGAAATCGATGGCCCGCCGGCCGAGCCGACGCCGATCGAGAACGGGGAGATACTCGAGGTCGGCGGCCGAACCCTCGAGACGATCCACGCGCCGGGGCACGCGGCCGGGCTCTGCTGTTTCGAGACGGCGGGCGGCGACGAGGCGTTCGTCGGCGATGCCGTCCTCCCAGTGTACACGCCGAACGTCGGCGGCGCGGACGCCCGGGTCGAGCGCCCGCTCGAGAAATACGTCGCGACGTTGCGGCGGATCGCCGACCGCGACTACGAGCGGGTCTGGCCCGGCCACCGTGACCCCATCGACGAGCCGACCGACCGCGCGCTGACGATCCTCGAGCACCACCGCGAGCGGACCGAAACCATCCTCGAGTTGCTGGACGACCACGGCCCGGCCGACGCGTGGACGATTAGCGCCCACCTATTCGGCGACCTCGAGGGGATTCACATCGTTCACGGGCCGGGGGAGGCGTTCGCCCATCTCGACCATCTCCGGCACGAGGGGGTCGTTGCGTTCGAAAACGGCGAGTACCGATCGCTGGACGAATCGGTGTCGCTCGACGACCTGTTCTGATCGGTCAGTAGTTTCGAGAGAAGGAGTATCGCTTCGTAGCCTCCGCCATCGGCAACTCTGAATACGTATCTCGTTCACAAGTTCCTTGGTAACTACCCTCATCTTTATTAACGAGGGTTCGAAAGAAGAGTGTGAGAATCGGTAACTCAGTGACTCATAATGCCTAACGAAGATAACAATACTCTCGGAATGGATAGATCTGGTAAGGGGGGCGTGGGACGCCGGACGTTTCTGGGTGCGGCTAGTGCCGGTGCCCTGACGGCGACGCTGGCCGGCTGTCTCGGCGGCGGTGGCGACGACGGACTCACGATCGGCCACCTCGCGCCGACCGACAACCCGCTCGGCATCGGCTCCACACGAACCGCGGAGATGGCCGTCGAAGAACTCAACGAGGACGGCGGGTTCAACGGTGAGGAGGCGGAACTCATCACCAGAGACACGCGAACGGACCCGGCCGAAGCCCAGAACGTGACGGAGGAACTCATCCAGCAGGAGAACGTGAACCTGCTCATCGGGACGTTCAACTCCGAGACCACGCAGTCGATTTTAGACCTCACCGCGGAGTTCGACGTCCCGTTCATGATCACCGGCTCGGCCGCGCCGAGCCTGATCACGGACTCCGTCGGATCGGACTACGAACAGTACAAGAACATCTTCCGTATCGGCCCGATCAACTCCGATTTCCAGGCGGAGTCGATCGCCGATTACTGCACCTATCTCAACGACCGACACGGCTGGAGTCGGGTCGCGTTCCTGCGCGATCAGGCCGAGTGGACGACACCGTTCGGCGATCAGATCCCGGACCTGCTCTCGGAGCGCGGACTCGATCTCGTCTACGAGGACGCCCTGTCGATCGAGGGGACCGATTTCAGCCCGGTCATGAGCGATATCAACGACTCGGACGCGGACTTCGTCTTGCGGTTTTTCGCACACATCGACGGCGGCGACATGCTCACGCGCTGGCACGAGGGCCAGTACGAGTTCGGCATCGAGGGCGTCCACGTATCCGGGATGCTCCCGTCGTACAACGAGGCCTACAACGGCGCTGCGACCTACGAGACGACCTCCCAGTCCGGGGCCGCGGGCGTCGCCCCCATCACGGAGCGAACGGAGTCGTTCGTCTCCGACTACGCGAGCCGCTACCAGGACGAAGAGGAGTCGCCGATCCGGGCGCCGATGTACATGGGATTCAACACGTACGACGGCATCTCGGTCTTCAAGGAAGTCGTCGACGGGATCGGAACGACGAGCACGCGGGACAATCTCGACGACTTCGTCGACGAGATGCTCGGCGTCGACTTCACCGGCGTCGCCGGGCAGGTCAGTTTCTACGGGGAAGACGCCGAATACCCCCACGACGTACAGGAGGAACGCGGCGACGACGGCACGGTTACGAACTACCCGGTGACCCAGTGGGTGTCGGAAACGGAACTCGAGTGTGTCTACCCCGAACAGTACCGCACGGCCGAGCATCAGATGCCGCCCTGGATGCAGTGAGCGATGCTCGGAGATATTGGGACACTGGTGTTGCAGGGGACGATGATCAGCGCCGTCTACGCGCTGATCGCCATCGGATTCACCATGATCTTCGGCGTCGGCGGGACGCTGAACCTCGCCCACGGGGCGTTGATCATGGGCGGTGCCTACGTCTTCGCGCTCCTCTCTCGAGAGATCCACGCTGCCGTCGCGTTCCCCGTGACGATCGCCGTGATCGCCCTCCTCTCGTGGGGGCTCTATCAGGTGCTCGTTCGCTGGGTCGAGGAGAACGTCGTCATCACGTTTCTGGCCACCGTCGTCGTCGCGATCGCGACGACGGAGTTCGTCCTCTACCAGTTCGGCAGTTCGCCGATCGGGATGACGCTGATAAGCGGCGCCGTGAACCTCGAGCCCTACGGGATCAACGCGCGGACTCGCTACGTCCAGTTCGTCGGCTTCGTCATCTCGTGGATCGCGATCGGGCTGCTGTGGTACTACGTTACCCACACCGACGACGGCCGATCGGTCCTCGCGGCCTCGATGAGCGAACGCGGGGCCCAGTTGACCGGCGTCGATCTCCACGCGGTGCGATCGAAGACGTGGCTCATCGCCGGGGCGCTCGCCGGAACCGCCGGCGTCATCCTCGGCTCGACCGGCGGTGCGACGCCGCTCATGTGGCTGAACCCGCTCGCGCTGGCGTTTATCATCGTCGTCATCGGCGGCATCGGCTCGATCAAGGGATCCGTCATCGCGGCGTACGTCATCGGATTCCTCGAACAGTTTACGGTCACCTTCATCGGGCACGGATTCAGGGGCATCCTCTCGCTGGTCGTGCTCGTGGTCTTCCTGTTGTACATGCCACAGGGACTCTACGGGAGGGAGTTCGCCCATGATTAGTACGATCCTACTCCTCGGAACGGTACTCGCGACGGTGACGAGACGACTCGGCAACGTCGCCGGCACGGTACGACGAGAGGTCCTGTTACCGATCGGTCAGGCGCTCGAGCGACTCCTCGCGCCGATCGATCGAGCACTCGAGCCCGCCGCGAACGCCTACAACCGGTCGCTCGGACCGTACTTCGGCACGATGACCGGGCTGCAGTTCGCGCTGATACTCGTCAGCGTCGTGGCCCTCCTGACCGCGGGCGTGTGGGCGCCGATGGTCGGTCCGCTGGTCGGCGGCGGCCTCCTGCGGACGCTCGCGCTCGCCAGCATCTGGGCCATCTTCGCGATGAGCTGGGACATCCAGAGCGGTTACACCGGCTACATCAGCTTCGGCCACTCCGTGTTGTCGGGAGCGGCCGGCTACACGACGGCGCTCCTGATCGTCCACGTCGATCCGGGGCTGTCGATCTGGGTCACGGCCTCGGTGTCGGTCCTCGCGGCGCTCGTGATCGGGCTGCTGATCGCGCTGCCGACGCTCCGACTCGAGGGCCCGTACTTCTCGCTGATCACCTTCGTCGCCGTGCTCCTGTTCTACAGGCTGACGACGGCGTTCAGTTCGCTGGGTGGTATCCCCGGGTTCGGACAGCCGGATGTCTTCACGTGGGATCCGGTCATGCGGTACTACTACATGGCCATCCCGATGTTGCTCATCGCGCTCGGGCTGACGTTCATGGCCCGGTCGAACCTCGGGATGATCCTGGTCGCGATCCGCGAGAACGAATCGGCGGTGTCGGCCGCCGGGATCAACCCGACGAAGTTCAAGATCTGGTCGTTCGCGCTCAGTTCGATCCCGATGGGGATCGGCGGGGTGCTCTTGGTCGGCTTTACGGGTAACGTCGACCCGGAGACCTTCGTCATCGTCGACAATAGTATCGAGATGATCGCGATGGCCGTCATCGGCGGCATGAGCTCGATCCTGGGACCGCTCGGCGGCGCGTTCCTCTTTGAGTTCCTCAATCACCAGCTCTTCCACAGCTACTCGACGCCGGTCCGGTATCTGTTCCTGTGGGGACTGGTCTTGCTCGTGCTCGTGTTCGCGCGGGACGGGCTGTTCAGGATGATCTGGCACCGCCTCGGTGCCGTTCGAGGTGAGTCCGAATGAGCGTCCTCGAGGTCGACGGACTCACCAAACGGTTCGGCGGACTGGTCGCCGTCGACGACTTCTCGCTGGACGTCGAGGAAGGCGAAATCGTCGGCCTGATCGGACCGAACGGATCGGGCAAGTCGACGGTGTTCAACTGCATCATGGGTATCTACGACGTGACCGAGGGGTCGATTCGGTTCAACGGCGACAACATCACCGCCGATTCGACGCACGAGATCGTCAACAAGGGGCTCTCGCGGGTCTCACAGGAGTCCAATCCGATCGATCTCTACTCCGTCGCCGGCAACATCAAGCTGTTTACGCTGCCGAACAGCATCCGCTCGCTCCACGGCGGTGCGAGCGACGAGAAGATCTACGAGTACGCCGCCCGCATCGACATCGAGGACAAACTCGAGGAGATGCCGGGCGAACTACCCCACGCGGATGTCCGCCGGCTCGAGATCGCCAAGGCGCTGGCGACCGAGCCCGAGATGATGCTGCTGGACGAGCCATTCGCCGGGATGAATCAGGCCGAGATCTCGGAACTGTCCGACCAGATCGAACGCTTCCGCGAGAACGGCATGACGATGGTCGTCGTCGACCACAACATGGGCGGCCTGATGGAACTCGTCGATCGGGTCGTCGTGCTCAACAACGGCGACTTCCTCGCGGCGGGTACTCCCGAAGAGATCGCCGAGAACGAACGCGTTCAAGAGGCATACCTCGCCGGGGAGGGAATCGAATGACAGATCCAATACTCGAGGTCGACGACCTCAACGTCTACTACGGCAAGTCACACGCACTGACGGGCGTCTCGCTGTCGATCGATCAGGGCGAAATCTACGGCGTGATCGGGCCCAACGGGGCCGGCAAGACGACCATGCTCAACGCCATCGCCGGGTTCGTCGAGTACGAGGGGACCATCCGCTACGACGGAGCGGACCTCGCTCGCGTAAGCCCCCAGCAGATCGTCAGGGACGGCCTGATCTACTGTACCGAGGATCGGGACCTGTTCCCGTACTTCTCGGTCCACGAGAACCTGCTGATGGGCGCGCAGTTCCGCGACGACCGCGATGCGGTCCAGGACGACCTCGCGATGGTCTACGAGCTGTTCCCGCGGCTGGACGAACGCCGCGAGCAGGAAGCCGAGACCATGAGCGGCGGCGAACAGCAGATGCTCGCCGTCGGCCGCGCGCTCATGAGCGACCCCGACGTGTTGATGCTCGACGAGCCCACGCTCGGGCTCGCACCGGTCATCATCCAAGATATCAGCGACGCGCTCGAGCGGCTCTCGGACCAGGGGCTGACGATCCTGCTCGCCGAGCAGAACTCGACGTTCGCGCTGCGCCATGCCGACCGACTCTCGCTGATCGAAACCGGCGAGATCGAACTATCGGGAACGTCCACGGAGTTCCACGACAACGAGTACGTCCGCGAGGCGTACGTCGGCGTTCACTGAGACGGGTTGCTGCAACGATGTACCGGCGCAACCCCAGAGCGGTCGGGGTCGCGCCGGCAATGACTTACAGCAGACCGTATGAGGAACCGATTCGCCGCGGGCTCCTTTTTCCGGTCGCGTCGGCGACAGCGAGCGGTGAGGCGAGTGCGTGTCGATCCGGGGCCTGCCGCTGGGCCGTAGCGTCGTGGGGTCGGAGGTCGGGAACGCCGGTCCTGTGAATGCTTGCCGGTCACCTACGTGTCGTCCCGTCGACGCTACCGCATGGTCAAACTCTCGACGATCGTCATCGCCGCCGGCGTCGTCATGCTGGTCTTCCCGATTCCGCCGGTCGCGAGCGCGCTCGGCGGGGTCGCCGTGATCCTCGTCGGCATCCTGCTCCGGTTGGTCGCGGGGAAGTGAGGCCGTCGGGGCGATCGGCGTTCGCCGATGGACCCGTCCGTGAAGTCGGCTCGAGCGGTCAGTCGTCCGGCGATGCGAGCAGGTCGGGGCTGTCCAGATACTCCTGAATCCCCTCCGCTGCGCGGAACGCGAGCGCCCCGACGGTCCCCGTCGGGTTGT from Natrinema versiforme includes these protein-coding regions:
- a CDS encoding transporter; amino-acid sequence: MVKLSTIVIAAGVVMLVFPIPPVASALGGVAVILVGILLRLVAGK
- the gatB gene encoding Asp-tRNA(Asn)/Glu-tRNA(Gln) amidotransferase subunit GatB — encoded protein: MTAQTAQQGDLVTVIGLEVHVQLETDTKIFCGCSTEPSDEPNDNVCPVCLGLPGALPVLNEAAVEAAVKIGKAIDADIPEETRFHRKNYYYPDLPKNFQITQYDEPICADGELEVSVQGNRRTVAIERAHLEEDPGSLQHVGGGGGIDSADYTLVDYNRAGTPLMEIVTAPDFRSPSEVRAFLAELEEVLEYLSVFDAERDGSLRIDANLSIIPEEEIDGDDTDEIGMDALESANRTEVKNISSHKGAEKALAYEETRQKNAIQRGRAVEQETRHWDESRGITVSMRSKEEEKDYRYFEEADLPPLRVSGWKDEIAIPELPSARRERFQDEYGLSEEAASKLTSTKQVADFYEDVAGEFDPDLAATWVADNLLGELNYRDIEITEIGGRLEEIKRLVELVAEDEITAKNARETVLRSMLDDGRTPDEVVAEDGLGKTGEDEVQQAVVEAIDENPDAVDDYESGDDGAINFLVGQVMQKTGGSADPGDVNQLLRAELED
- a CDS encoding ABC transporter ATP-binding protein — encoded protein: MSVLEVDGLTKRFGGLVAVDDFSLDVEEGEIVGLIGPNGSGKSTVFNCIMGIYDVTEGSIRFNGDNITADSTHEIVNKGLSRVSQESNPIDLYSVAGNIKLFTLPNSIRSLHGGASDEKIYEYAARIDIEDKLEEMPGELPHADVRRLEIAKALATEPEMMLLDEPFAGMNQAEISELSDQIERFRENGMTMVVVDHNMGGLMELVDRVVVLNNGDFLAAGTPEEIAENERVQEAYLAGEGIE
- a CDS encoding MBL fold metallo-hydrolase, which codes for MDRITLGNEEFEGRNNAYVLADDDADELALVDTGIATDPVRRDLRDGLAERGYDFADIDDIVLTHFHVDHAGLAGEIQAESDATVYVHEADAPLVAQDPDAVAAVEDRRRERLEEWGVPEDARAELLDFLESAEIDGPPAEPTPIENGEILEVGGRTLETIHAPGHAAGLCCFETAGGDEAFVGDAVLPVYTPNVGGADARVERPLEKYVATLRRIADRDYERVWPGHRDPIDEPTDRALTILEHHRERTETILELLDDHGPADAWTISAHLFGDLEGIHIVHGPGEAFAHLDHLRHEGVVAFENGEYRSLDESVSLDDLF
- a CDS encoding branched-chain amino acid ABC transporter permease → MLGDIGTLVLQGTMISAVYALIAIGFTMIFGVGGTLNLAHGALIMGGAYVFALLSREIHAAVAFPVTIAVIALLSWGLYQVLVRWVEENVVITFLATVVVAIATTEFVLYQFGSSPIGMTLISGAVNLEPYGINARTRYVQFVGFVISWIAIGLLWYYVTHTDDGRSVLAASMSERGAQLTGVDLHAVRSKTWLIAGALAGTAGVILGSTGGATPLMWLNPLALAFIIVVIGGIGSIKGSVIAAYVIGFLEQFTVTFIGHGFRGILSLVVLVVFLLYMPQGLYGREFAHD
- a CDS encoding ABC transporter ATP-binding protein — protein: MTDPILEVDDLNVYYGKSHALTGVSLSIDQGEIYGVIGPNGAGKTTMLNAIAGFVEYEGTIRYDGADLARVSPQQIVRDGLIYCTEDRDLFPYFSVHENLLMGAQFRDDRDAVQDDLAMVYELFPRLDERREQEAETMSGGEQQMLAVGRALMSDPDVLMLDEPTLGLAPVIIQDISDALERLSDQGLTILLAEQNSTFALRHADRLSLIETGEIELSGTSTEFHDNEYVREAYVGVH
- a CDS encoding branched-chain amino acid ABC transporter permease codes for the protein MISTILLLGTVLATVTRRLGNVAGTVRREVLLPIGQALERLLAPIDRALEPAANAYNRSLGPYFGTMTGLQFALILVSVVALLTAGVWAPMVGPLVGGGLLRTLALASIWAIFAMSWDIQSGYTGYISFGHSVLSGAAGYTTALLIVHVDPGLSIWVTASVSVLAALVIGLLIALPTLRLEGPYFSLITFVAVLLFYRLTTAFSSLGGIPGFGQPDVFTWDPVMRYYYMAIPMLLIALGLTFMARSNLGMILVAIRENESAVSAAGINPTKFKIWSFALSSIPMGIGGVLLVGFTGNVDPETFVIVDNSIEMIAMAVIGGMSSILGPLGGAFLFEFLNHQLFHSYSTPVRYLFLWGLVLLVLVFARDGLFRMIWHRLGAVRGESE
- a CDS encoding ABC transporter substrate-binding protein; the protein is MDRSGKGGVGRRTFLGAASAGALTATLAGCLGGGGDDGLTIGHLAPTDNPLGIGSTRTAEMAVEELNEDGGFNGEEAELITRDTRTDPAEAQNVTEELIQQENVNLLIGTFNSETTQSILDLTAEFDVPFMITGSAAPSLITDSVGSDYEQYKNIFRIGPINSDFQAESIADYCTYLNDRHGWSRVAFLRDQAEWTTPFGDQIPDLLSERGLDLVYEDALSIEGTDFSPVMSDINDSDADFVLRFFAHIDGGDMLTRWHEGQYEFGIEGVHVSGMLPSYNEAYNGAATYETTSQSGAAGVAPITERTESFVSDYASRYQDEEESPIRAPMYMGFNTYDGISVFKEVVDGIGTTSTRDNLDDFVDEMLGVDFTGVAGQVSFYGEDAEYPHDVQEERGDDGTVTNYPVTQWVSETELECVYPEQYRTAEHQMPPWMQ